The following proteins are co-located in the Betta splendens chromosome 9, fBetSpl5.4, whole genome shotgun sequence genome:
- the tor2a gene encoding prosalusin: MLALLSVLLFWGSSPVCAVFQRLYCSISDSCECDFKPSIRDLEWDLYKNVYGQHLVQDIVSEEVAAFLKNKSPDRPLVLSFHGPSGTGKTLVSSMLGNHLYGSAMSSPYVHQFVPTLHFPFPQRVNEYREELKSWVQGNLTECARSVFIFDEMEKMPSGLLSVLEPFLGPSHVVFRTNYRKAIYIFISTTGEEVINKVALENRQAGRDREEIKLIDLQEAIAQTAYNSSSSGFFQSSIIQHNLITRFVPFLPLSRRHVERCARSQLCQQGSCSRSDVVEAVGGDMVYTPVQGQYFSTTGCKAVPAKINFFL, from the exons ATGTTGGCgctcctgtctgtgctgcttttctggGGCTCTTCTCCGGTTTGTGCGGTTTTTCAGAGACTTTACTGCAGCATCTCAGACTCCTGCGAATGCGACTTTAAGCCCAGTATCAGAG ACTTGGAGTGGGACCTCTACAAGAACGTGTACGGACAACATCTGGTTCAAGACATTGTGTCAGAGGAGGTGGCAGCGTTCCTTAAGAATAAAAGCCCGGATCGGCCCCTGGTGCTGTCCTTCCATGGCCCGTCTGGGACGGGAAAAACTCTGGTCAGCTCCATGCTGGGGAATCATCTGTACGGCTCGGCCATGAGCAGCCCGTACGTCCACCAGTTTGTTCCCACGCTGCACTTCCCCTTTCCTCAACGCGTTAATGAGTACAGG GAAGAATTGAAGAGCTGGGTTCAGGGGAACCTGACAGAATGTGCTCGTTCAGTCTTCATTTTTGATGAGATGGAGAAAATGCCCTCAGGCCTCCTCAGTGTGCTGGAGCCATTCCTTGGCCCCTCCCATGTTGTATTTCGCACCAATTACCGCAAGGCCATCTACATCTTCATCAG CAccacaggagaggaggtgaTCAACAAAGTGGCTCTGGAGAACCGGCAGGCTGGacgcgacagggaggagatcaAGTTGATCGACCTGCAGGAGGCCATCGCACAGACTGCTTACAACAGCAGCTCAA GCGGCTTCTTCCAGTCCAGCATCATCCAGCACAATCTCATCACTCGCTTTGTTCCATTTCTGCCGTTGAGCCGACGCCACGTCGAGCGCTGCGCTCGCTCTCAGCTCTGCCAGCAgggcagctgcagccgcagTGACGTGGTGGAGGCAGTAGGGGGCGACATGGTCTACACTCCTGTGCAGGGACAGTACTTCTCCACCACCGGCTGTAAGGCTGTTCCTGCCAAGATCAACTTCTTTCTTTGA
- the LOC114861779 gene encoding UDP-glucuronosyltransferase 2B31-like, with protein sequence MDQLALVTMAVLLCSSPLADGGKVLVFPLDGSHWINMKVIIEELHSRGHEITVLRPSDSWYIKADSPHYKSITMNSSGGFDEEEFSSFLNTMITMEKQGVSIWTRLSSEYEMLTQMYMWHRQLIQALEEMFEDTELMQSLHEAKYDLVLTDPAIGGGVLLGHRLGLPLVFNVRWTVQGEGHQAIAPSPLSYVPIPQKQLTDKMTFNQRVMNLLYYIYALFQTWYAVDPNYKPFVHRHFGSDVHYMELFQSADIWLMRNDFTFEFPRPTMPNVVYMAGFQCKPSKPLSKELEDFVQSSGEHGVIIMTLGTLVGQLPEDIAEDIAAAFAQLPQKVIWRHTGKRPSSLGNNTLLLDWLPQTDLLAHPKTRVFVAHGGTNGIQEAIYHGVPLLGLPLMFDQHDNFFRMEARGVAKVLDIATVNRDNFLEALKEVLHQPSYREKMKTLSSLHRDQPMKPLDRAMFWIEFVMRHKGASHLRTESYKMSTIQYYSVDVLAFLLAVVLLVFTALISALKCLWRRSFSRSKAKEE encoded by the coding sequence ATGGACCAACTGGCCTTGGTGACGatggctgtgctgctctgctcttcaCCTTTGGCAGATGGAGGGAAGGTCCTGGTGTTTCCTTTAGATGGAAGCCACTGGATCAACATGAAGGTCATAATCGAGGAGCTTCACTCCAGAGGCCATGAGATCACAGTGCTGCGACCGTCAGACAGCTGGTACATCAAAGCTGATTCCCCTCATTACAAGTCCATCACCATGAACTCCTCTGGAGGttttgatgaggaagaattttcatcatttttaaacacaaTGATTACCATGGAGAAACAGGGTGTTTCAATTTGGACCCGCTTGTCTTCAGAGTATGAAATGCTGACTCAGATGTATATGTGGCACAGGCAGCTTATTCAGGCGCTGGAGGAGATGTTTGAGGACACTGAATTGATGCAGAGTCTCCATGAGGCCAAATACGATCTAGTTTTAACAGACCCTGCAATTGGTGGAGGGGTGCTGCTGGGTCACCGTCTGGGTCTCCCACTTGTCTTCAACGTGAGGTGGACTGTTCAGGGAGAGGGACACCAGGCAATTGCACCTTCCCCACTCTCCTATGTGCCCATACCCCAGAAACAGCTGACTGACAAGATGACCTTTAATCAGCGAGTCATGAACCTTCTTTACTACATCTATGCACTGTTCCAGACATGGTACGCCGTAGATCCAAACTACAAACCTTTTGTGCACCGTCACTTTGGCAGTGACGTCCATTACATGGAGCTGTTTCAGTCAGCCGACATTTGGCTGATGAGGAACGATTTCACCTTTGAGTTTCCTCGACCCACGATGCCAAATGTCGTCTACATGGCCGGATTTCAGTGCAAACCCTCCAAGCCCTTGTCTAAAGAACTGGAGGACTTTGTCCAGAGCTCAGGTGAACATGGCGTCATTATCATGACACTGGGAACCCTGGTGGGGCAACTCCCTGAGGACATCGCTGAGGACATTGCCGCTGCTTTCGCTCAGCTTCCTCAGAAGGTGATCTGGAGGCACACGGGCAAAAGACCGTCCAGCCTCGGCAACAACACCTTACTGCTGGACTGGCTGCCACAAACCGACCTCCTGGCTCACCCCAAGACCAGAGTGTTTGTGGCCCACGGAGGCACCAATGGGATCCAGGAGGCCATCTACCACGGCGTCCCCCTGCTCGGCCTGCCCCTCATGTTCGACCAGCACGACAACTTCTTCAGGATGGAGGCACGAGGTGTGGCCAAAGTCCTCGACATCGCGACTGTGAACAGAGACAACTTCCTGGAGGCACTGAAGGAAGTTCTCCACCAACCCAGCTACAGGGAGAAGATGAAGACGCTGTCCAGTCTGCACAGAGATCAGCCCATGAAGCCACTGGACCGAGCCATGTTCTGGATCGAGTTCGTCATGAGGCACAAAGGAGCGTCGCACCTGAGGACAGAGTCCTACAAGATGTCCACCATCCAGTACTACTCTGTGGACGTGCTGGCCTTCCTGCTGGCAGTGGTTCTGCTAGTATTCACTGCGCTTATCTCTGCACTCAAGTGTTTGTGGCGAAGGAGTTTTTCTCGTAGCAAAGCAAAAGAAGAATGA